One Streptomyces sp. CG4 genomic window, GGCCCGCCCGCAGGCCGCCGTACTGCCCTCGGCCCAGTGGTCCGCCGCAGCGAGCGCCGCCAGGTCCGCGGCGCCGGCCGCCCGGTGCCGGACCACGACGGCCTGCCCGAGTGCGAGCACCGCGCCGAACACCACACAGAGCACGGCCATCGCCCCCAGGCTCCACACGGTGGCGGACCCCCGGTCGGACCGCAGCCGGTCCCGCACCCCCTCTCGCCTCACGACCCCGCCTCCCCGGCCCCTGTCGTCCGATCAGCCCCTGTCGTCTCCTCGGCCGGCGCGACGGCCTCCTCCCGAACCTCGAACGGCAGCCCGCTCAGCACCGGCGGCCTGGCCACCACCGTCACCCGCACCTGGTCGCCCTCGCGCCCGACGGTCACGCGCGCCCCGCGCGGCGCCGCCTCCCGGGTCACCGTCACCACCGCGTCGGGCGTGTCCTGACGGGCAGCGGCCCGGGCGCCGATGCGGGCGGCATCCACACACCGGATCTGCGCGGCCACCACGAGCAGCCCCCAGACCAGCGCCATCGTGAACGCCACCAGCACACACAGCGCCACGGCCGCCTCCGCGGTCACGAACCCCCGGTCCGCGCCTCGCTCACATCCGCGCACTGAGGGCCTTCTTCACGATGTCCTGCAGCTCCGCCCGGACCTGGCCGCTGGTGACGACCTCGTAGAGCAGCAAGGCGAACCCGACGGCCGCGATGATCCCCATCGCGTACTCGGACGTCACCATTCCGGCGTCCCTGCGCCCCTTCCCCCGCAGCCGTACCGCCGCTGCCTCGATCTTCCTGCGCATTCCAACCCCCATGAGATTCAGGTCTTTTGTTCTTTTTCTTCCGTTCCTGCCCGGTCTCGTTCGCCCTCGTACCGCCTCACCTCCCTCCCACCACGCCCCCCGCGAGTCCGATCACGACGGGCAGCACACCGACCGCGATGAAGGCGGGCAGGAAGCACAGACCCACCGGCGCGGAGATCAGTACGGCCGCGCGCCGGGCCCGGGCCGTCGCGGTACGGGCCCACTGCGCACGGGCGTCCGAGGCGAGACGGGCGGCCGGACCGGCCGCCGGGAGCCCGGACTCGTCAGCCCGCTCCAGCAGCCGCGCCAGGGCCCCGGCGCCGGGCAGCTCGGCCAACCGCCGCCAGGCGGCCGCCGGTTCACCGCCGAGGCGCACCTCGGCCGCGCCCTGCGCCAACGCCTGCCCCACCGGCCCGTCGAGCGCCTCCCCCACCGCCTGGGCGGCGATCACCGGGCCGGCACCGGCCGCAACACAGGCAGCCAGCAGGTCGGCCGCGAGCGGGAGTTGGCGGGTGGCCGCGGCCTCGTCGACCGGCGCCGCCCGGCCTGCCGCCGCCTGCCGGCTGCGCCAGCGCCACAGCACGACCCCGGTCCCCAGTCCCAGGACGGCCCCGGTCACGCCGCCGACCAGGACCCAGGTGCCGCACACCGCCCCGGCCGGCGGCAGCCACCACCGCGCAGCGTCCGCCGCCGCGAACCGCGACCTGGGCGCCGGAACCTCCCGGCCCAGCAGCTCGGCCACCCGACGCCGTGCCCGACGCCGCCGCCGGACCAGATCCAACCGCCAAACCGCCCAGCCGAGGGCCGGCGTCACGCCCCCGAACATCCCCAACCTGTGGACAACGTCCCCGCTCATGCCGCCCGCTCTCCCCACATGTCCCGACCCGAGGCACCCGTCGCACGCCGGGCCCCGCTCACCACTCCACCGCTCACCACTGCGTCCGCTCTCCCCACGGGTCCCAGCCCGAGGCACCCATTCCGCACCGGCCACCACACGGCTCACTCACCCCTCCCCCGTTCACACCGTCCCCGCCGCCCGCACGATCCGCACCGCCCACCACATCCCGGCCGCCTCGAACACCGACCCGGCTGCCAGGCAGGCGAGACCGGGGCCGGTGTGGAGCAGTACGTGGAGCGGGGCCGCGCCCATCGCCGAGCCGAGGAGCAGGCCGAGGGCGGGCAGGACGGCGAGCAGCACCGTGGTCGCCCGGGCGCCCGCCAACTGGGCTCGCAGGTCCGCTCGTTGGTCGCGCTCGGCGCGCAGGGCCGCGTCCAGCCGGTCCAGGCCGGCCGCGAGTCCGGCACCCTGGTCCACGGCCACCCGCCAGCACGCGGCCAGCCCGAGCAGGCCCTCGGCGCCCGGTTGCCGGGCCGCCGCGGCGAGCGCGCCGGGTACGTCTCCGCCGAACCGCGCCGCCGCGACCACGGTCGCCTGCGCCTCGCCCAGCCCGCCGGAGTCCTGTGCCGCCCGCAGCAGCGCCTCGCCCGGCTGCCGTCCGGCGCGCACCTCCCCGGCGAGCGCCCCGCACAGGGCGATCACCGCGTCCGCCCGCCGCTCCCGGACGCGCCGGGCCTGGCGCGCCAGCCGCACCCGGCGCAACACCGGCACTCCGGCCGCCCCCGCGGCTACCGGAATCACCGAGGCCCCCAGCAGCCCGAGCATCAGGCCGGCCACGAGCGCCCACCACTCGGCCCCCAAGCGGCCGCGCAGCCGCCGTAGTTCCGTGCGGGCCTGGTCCCAGGAGGGCGGGCCGATCGCCACCGCTCCGCCGCCCGCGAGCAGCAGCCGCGCCCGCCGCACCCCGTAATGAGGCCCGCCCAGCAGCCAGACCAGCGCGCCGAGACAGAGCAGCGCGGCCGTCATGGACGTCTCACCGGTCACTTCCGTCACCTTTCTCAGCCCTCCCCGAACACGAGTCCTCCCCGAACTCCCCCGCGGCCCCCAAGAGGCACCGCAGCCGCTCCCAGCCCCGCTCCCGCACGAAGGCCCGCTCGCCCCAGCGCAGGGCCGGCACCGTCCGGACCAGCCCCGTGGCGTCCCGCTCCAGTACGTGCACCTCGGCGATCCGGCGCCGCCCGGACCGGTCCCGTACGAGATGCACGACCACGGAGAGCGCGGCCGCCAGTTGGCTGTGCAGTGCGGCCCGGTCGAGCCCGGCGGCCGTGGCCAGCGCTTCCAGGCGGGCCGGTACGTCTGCGGCGGCATTGGCGTGGACCGTGCAACAGCCGCCCTCATGGCCCGTGTTGAGAGCCGCGAGCAGATGCACGACCTCGGGTCCGCGGACCTCTCCGACGACCAGCCGGTCGGGGCGCATCCGCAGCGCCTGCCGGACGAGGTCCTCCAGGGTGACCAGTCCGGCACCCTCCTGGTTCGCGGGCCGGGTCTCCAGCCGGACGACGTGCGGGTGGTCCGGGCGCAGCTCGGCCGAGTCCTCGGCGAGCACGATCCGCTCGCCCGCGCCGACCAGGCCCAGCAGTGCGCTGAGCAGGGTCGTCTTGCCGCAGCCGGTTCCGCCGCTGACGAGGAAGGAGAGCCGGGCCGCCAGCAGCGCCCGCAGGATCCGGTCGCCGCCGGGCGGCACCGTGCCGGCCTCGACCAGTTCCTCCAGCGTGAACGCCCGGGGCCGTACGACCCGCAGGGCCAGGCAGGTACAGCCGACGGCGACCGGGGGCAGCACCGCGTGCAGCCTCGTTCCGTCGGGCAGCCGGGCGTCCGCCCACGGCCGGGCGTCGTCCAGCCGGCGTCCGGCCACCGTGGCCAGCCGCTGCGCGAGGCGTCGCACGGCCGCCGCGTCGGGGAAGGTCACCGGGGTCAGCTCCAGTCCCCCGCCGCGGTCCACCCACACCCGGTCCGGGGCGGACACCAGGACGTCGGTGACGTCCGGGTCGGCGAGCAGCGGCTCCAGGGGGCCGGAGCCGACGAGTTCGGACCTCAGCTGCCGGGCCGCGCCGAGGACCTCGGCGTCGCCGAGCACCCGGCCCTGTTCGCGCAGGGCCTGGGCCACGCGCGCGGGGGTGGGTTCGGCGCCGCTCTCGGCCAGCCGGCGCCGGACGCCGTCGAGCAGGGCGGCGCCGTCCGCGCGGTCGAGTCCGGGGAGGCTCATCGGGTGCCTCCGGCCTCGACCAGCGCGCGTTCCCAGAAGTTCGCGCAGAAGCGGGCGAGCGGGCCGCGGCCGGTCGCGGCGGGCGGTTTCGCGCCGCCCTGCGGGCGCAGCAGCGGCGGTTCGACCGGTACCTCACCGGCCAGTGGCAGGCCGAGCAGGCGGGCCACCTCCCGGTCGTCCAGGCCCGGTGCGTACGGCCCGCGCACCGCCACGCGCACGTCGCGCACGACCATGCCGACGGCCGAGGCGACCCGCCCTGCGGCCGCGACCGCGCGCAGCTCGGCGGGGACGACGAGCAGCGCCAGGTCGAGCTGGGCGAGGGCTTCGGCGACCCCGTCGTCGAGCCGGCGGGGCAGGTCGACCACGACCGTGCCGCCGCGCCGCCGTGCTGCGGCGAGCACCGCGCGCACCGCCTGCGCCGGGATGGCGACGCAGTCCCCGCGGTCCCAGCTCAGCACCCGCAGGGAGTGCAGTTCGGGCAGCGACTCCTCCAGGGCGCCGCCGCCGACCCGGCCGCGCGAGGCGGCGAAGGCGGGCCAGCGCAGCCCGTCGGCGCTCTCGCCGCCGAGGAGTACATCGAGTCCGCCACCGAGCGGATCGGCGTCCACGAGGAGGGTGCGCAGTCCCTCGCGCGCGGAGGTGACGGCGAGCGCGCACGCGAGCGTGGAGGCGCCGGCCCCGCCCCGGCCGCCGATCACCCCGACGGTGAGGGCCGGGCGGCCGACGCCCTCGGCGACGTCGGCGATCCGGTCGACCAGCCACTGCTCGCCGTCGGGCAGCATCAGGACATGGTCCGCGCCGATCTCCACGGCGCGTTTCCACACCCCCGGGTCGTCCTGGTCGCGGCCGACCAGCACCACTCCGCGCCGCCGCGGAGCCGCGCCGACCCGGCGGGCGGCGTCGTCGCCGACCAGCACCAGCGGGGCCGACTGCCAGCCATCGCCGTTGTCGGGCACGCCGTGGTGGACCTCGGGTGTGGCGCCCGCGGCCGCGCACAGGCGCAGCAGGTCGTCCAGGAGTTCGGCGTCCTCGGTGACGATGAGCGGCCGGTCCTGCCTGTCTCCGGTGCCGGGCGGCGGGTCGTGAGTGACGGTTCCGGTCACGAGTGGTTCCCCCTTCGCTGCGCGGGCCGCGCAGCCTCTGCGGCCACGCGAATCCCAAAGGTGTGAAGAACCGCCAAGCGGCCCCCCATATGAACGGCCGACAGAAACCGGCCAAACGCGCTCCGGCAATCGGAACCGGCCATGAACTCGCCGCGGCCCGAGCGCGCTGGAATCACGGTGCAGCGATCCGCGAAATCATGTGGATCTTGGTGGAAAACTGTGGACGACTCGGAGGCTGTGAATATCGCCATCACCCATACCGGTGACCTCTGTGCCGATCCCTGTGCGACTTCCACAGAGCAGCGCGATGATTACCACGAGTGACGAATCATGGGCATGCGGAAGCGGCGGCCACGGCGGCACGCTGTCGGCCCCGCGGCCGCACAAGGAAAGGGAGGAAGGGAGAAAACCCGCCCGGACATGCGACGACCCCCGCCGGGGGGGAGAGCGGGGGTCGTCCCCACGGCCGACTCGGGGGGGGAGGAGTCGGACCGGGTTAGCACGGTCGCGAACGATCCGTGACTTCCATGGTGTACCCGAGAGCCCTCTCAGGCAAACCCACGCGCCCCACCTTACGCCGAATGGTGGGCGCCTATGCTCGGGGACGTGGAAAACCACTCCTTGCCCCGCGCAGCGGCCTTCTTTGACCTGGACAAGACGGTCATTGCGAAGTCGAGCACACTCACGTTCAGCAAGTCCTTCTACCAAGGTGGGCTGATCAACCGCAGGGCCGCGCTGCGTACCGCATATGCCCAGTTCGTCTTCCTGGCCGGCGGCCTGGACCACGACCAGATGGAGCGCATGCGCGCGTATCTGTCCGACCTGTGCCGCGGCTGGAACGTGCAGCAGGTGCGGGAGATCGTCGCCGAGACCCTGCACGACCTGATCGACCCGATCATCTACGACGAGGCGGCCTCCCTCATCGAGGAGCACCACACGGCCGGGCGGGACGTGGTGATCGTGTCCACCTCGGGCGCCGAGGTGGTCGAGCCGATCGGTGAACTGCTGGGCGCGGACCGGGTGGTGGCCACGCGCATGGTCGTCGGCGAGGACGGCTGCTTCACCGGGGAGGTGGAGTACTACGCCTACGGCCCGACCAAGGCCGAGGCGATCCGGGAACTCGCCGCGTCCGAGGGCTACGACCTCGAGCGCTGCTACGCCTACAGCGACTCCGCGACCGATCTGCCGATGCTCCAGGAGGTCGGGCACCCGCACGCGGTGAACCCGGACCGCGCACTGCGCCGCGAGGCGGTCGCGCACGGTTGGCCGATTCTGGAGTTCCGCAAGCCGGTCCCGCTCAAGAAACGGCTGCCCACGTTCTCCGTGCCGCCCCGGCCGGCGCTCGTCGCGGCGGCGGCCGTTGGAGCTGCGGCCGCGACAGCCGGTCTCGTCTGGTACGCCAACCGGCGCCGCTCCACGGCCTGACTGGCGCCCGTTTCAACCCCGTTTGAACCTGAAAGTAAAGAAGTGCAGGCAGGGGTTCCGCTTCCTCTGGGCTCGCGGTAGAAAGAACATAGGCCCGCGAGACCAGAGGACATCCGCGAGGATCACCTGTCACTACGCACTTGGCCACACGGACCCTGCATGAACATCGGGCACCCACGCGACGTCGACCCGTCGATTACGGGCCAGCAGCACCAGGTGACGGGCAAAGTTCCCCGACCTGATGGGCACATATCGAGGACGCTTGGTAACCCGGTGAGCATGCCAGCGGCGGTACGAGGACTCGTACCGCCGCAACTCTTGTCCGGATATTTTCCGGGACTCCCCTGGGATTCCCCGGAGTTCCCTCAGGCCGCACCGCGCTGCAGTGCCTCGCACACGGCCGTCGACTCGCGCGCACCCAGCTCGATCGCCCTGCCGCAGTGGGCGATCCAGGCCGCCATGCCCTCAGGGGTGCCGGAGGCATATCCGTCCAGCGCCGCCAGGTAGGAGGCGCGGCCCAGTTCGGCATGGCCGACCTCGGCCGGGCAGATCGCCTTGGGGTCCAGGCCGCTGCCGATCAACACGATCCGCTCGGCGGTGCGTGCGACCAGGCCGTTGTGGGACACGAAGGGCCGCAGTGCGAGCAGCTCGCCGTGCACCACGGCGGCCGTCACCAGCGCGGGCGCGGACGTCCCGGCGATGATCAGGTCCGCGAGCCCCTCCAGCCGGCCGGAGACCTCCTGGGCGTCCGGCAGCGGCAGCTCGATCAGCGGCTCGTCCACCGCCTCACCGGCCTGGCGCGGCCTGCCGATCTCGTCACCCTTGCCCGCCGCGGCCACCAGGTGCAGTCGCGCCAGCACCCGTAGGGGTGACTGCCGCCAGATGGACAGCAGCTGCCCCGCTTCCGCCGACAGCCTGAGGGCGGCGCCCATGACGCGCGCCTCGTCGTCGACGCCGAAGTCGGTGCGCCGCCGCACCTCCTCCAGGGCCCAGTCGGCGCCGGACAGCGCAGCGGAGCCGCGGGAGCCGCGCAGGGCGGCCTCGGCGGTGATCTCGGTGCTGCGGCGCCGCATGATCCGGTGCCCGTAGACCCGGTCCACGGCCTTGCGCACGGACTCCACGGAGTCGGCGACACCGGGCAGGGAGCCCAGGGCCGCGAGCGGGTCGGCGTTCGCGCCTGTCGTACTCATGAGTACGACCCTACGCACCGCGGCGGCCCGCCCCTCGAAGGAGTGGTCTTCTTCACTTCTCCATGACACATACAGCCATCACCCGACTACTGTTGGTGAACATGAAAATTGCTTTCGTTGGGAAGGGCGGCAGCGGCAAGACCACCCTCTCCTCTCTCTTCATCCGCCACCTGGTCGCCGCCGGCGCCCCGGTGGTCGCCATCGACGCGGACATCAACCAGCACCTCGGTCCCGCGCTCGGCCTCGATGAGACGGAGGCGGCCGCACTGCCCGCCATGGGCGAACGGCTGGCACTGATCAAGGACCATCTGCGCGGCAGCAATCCGCGTATCCGCTCCGCCGCCACGATGATCAAGACGACCCCGCCCGGCGAGGGCTCGCGGCTGGTCCGGGTGCGGGAGCCGAATCCGGTCTACGACGCCTGCGCACGGCCGGTGGAACTCGACGGCGGCGCCGTCCGTTTGATGGTCACGGGCCCCTTCACGGACGCCGACCTGGGGGTCGCCTGCTACCACTCCAAGACGGGAGCGGTGGAGCTGTTCCTGAACCACCTCGTCGACGGCCCCGACGAGTACGTCGTGGTGGACATGACGGCGGGTTCGGACTCCTTCGCCTCCGGCATGTTCACCCGCTTCGACATGACGTTCCTCGTAGCCGAGCCGACCCGGAAGGGAGTCTCCGTCTATCGCCAGTACAAGGAGTACGCCCGCGACTTCGGCGTCGCCCTGAAGGTCGTCGGCAACAAGATCCAGGAACAGGACGACATCGACTTCCTGCGCGCGGAGGTCGGCGACGACCTGCTCGTGACCTTCGCCGGCTCGGACTGGGTGCGCGCCATGGAGAAGGGCCGGCCGCCCCGGTTCGACCTCCTGGAGGAGGCCAACGCCCGCGCCCTGCACACCCTGCGGGCCACCGCGGACGCCACGTACGAGCTGCGGGACTGGGAGCGCTACACCCGCCAGATGGTGCACTTCCACCTGAAGAACGCCGAGGCGTGGGGCAATGAGCGCACCGGGGCCGACCTGGCCGCACAGGTCGATCCCGGCTTCGTGCTCAGCGAAGACATCGGCGCGGGTGTGACAACTCCCGTATGACGCCTACTGCTTGACCGCCGGGGCCCCCGGCACGCCCTTCGGCGCCGGGGCCGGGCGGCCGGACAGGAAGGACGCCCAGCCCGGTCGGGGAGCCTCGCCCACCTGCAGGGTGCGCAGCTTCTCCAGGACCTTCGGGTCCTGGGCGTCCAGCCAGTCGGCCAGCTGGTGGAAGGACACGCAGCGTACGTCGGGCTTGTTGCACACCTCCTTGATCGTGTCCTCGACGGCGTGCATGTAGGTGCCGCCGTTCCAGGACTCGAAGTGGTTGCCGATGACCAGCGGCGCGCGATTGCCTTCATAGGCCCGGTAGAAGCCCTTGACGAGGCCGTCGCGCATCTGGTCGCCCCAGTAGTCGAACTTGTCCGGGTCGCCCTGGGTCTTGGTGCCGGACTGGTTGACCATGAAGTTGTAGTCCATGGTCAGCTGCTCAAAGGTGTGTCCGGGGAAGGGCACCAGCTGCATCGACAGGTCCCACAGGCCCTCCTTCTTCTTGGGCCAGACCTGCTCGTTGACGCCGCTGGAGTCGTAGCGGAAGCCCAACTGGCGGGCCGCCTTCATGAAGTTCTGCTGGCCCTCCAGGCAAGGGGTGCGGGCACCGATCAGCTCCTTGTCGTAATCGAAGGGCAGCGGAGACGACTTCTTCATGCCGGTGTTGGTCTTCCAGGTCTTCACGAACTGCTTGGCCTGGGCAATCTCGCTCTTCCACTCGTCCACGGACCAGGTGCCGACCCCACCGTCGGGCCCGCAGAAGTGGCCGTTGAAGTGGGTGCCGATCTCGTTGCCCTCGAGCCAGGCGAGCCGGGCCTGTTTGACGGTGTCGGCGATCCCCTTCTCGTCGTTGAAGCCGATGTCGGAACTACCCTGCGCATGCTGGGGCGGTTTGTACTGCTCGCGCTTGTCCTTCGGCAGCATGTACACGCCGCTGAGGAAGTACGTCATGGTCGCGTGGTTCTCCTTGGAGACCTTGCGGAAGTGCGAGAACAGCTTCTGGCGGTCCTCGCCCGCACCGTCCCAGGAGAAGACGACGAACTGCGGCGGCTTCTGACCGGGCTTCAGCCGCTCGGGTCTGGGCAGATACGGCTGCGAGCCGGTGTACGCGGTCGATCCGTCGCCGATCAGCCGGAGCACACTCCGGGGCGCCGGGGCCCCCTTCTGCGGACCGGATGCTCCTTTCTTCGAGCCGTGGGAGCCAGTCGCGCAACCGGCGAGCGACGAGGCACAGGCCGCGGCGATCACAACGCCGACGGCGATCCTCTGGGTGGCGGTCATGCTCCGCCCACCTTCTTCCTTCTCTCAGGCGAGTGCTGACGTGGGCTGTTTTCTGGGGATATGCCGGGACTACACCGGCAGCGCCGCCAAGATCGCATGAGAGCGAGAAGGGATTAGCACGACAAGCCGATCAAATGATTAGTTCCCCGACACGAGTGACTGACTGAGCCATTTGCACCGAAACGTTATGCACTGCCTTTACGTGTCATTACGCTCCATTTACCAACGTTGATCCATCCCGCCCAGTCCGTGACCGTGCCGCCCCGGAGGAGACGGGAACATGTCAGCCTGCGCACCCCCGCACCCCCAGCACCCGCATCCACCGCACGGTCCGCCGCCGAACCACCGGCCCCGCCTCCCCACAGCGGCCGCCGGCCTTTCCGCGTCCGTCGCCGTCTTCCTGATCGCCCTGCCCCTGTCCCTCGGCATCGCCCTGGCCACCGGCGCCCCGCTGCAGGCCGGTCTCGTCGCTGCGGCCGTGGGCGGACTCGTCACCGGCCGGCTCGGTGGCTGCCCGCTCCAGGTCAGCGGGCCCGCCGCGGGGCTCACCGTGGTCACCGCCGACCTGATCCACCGCTACGGCTGGCGGGCGACCTGCGGCATCACCGTCCTCGCCGGACTCACCCAGCTCGGCCTCCGCTGTCTGCGAGTGGCGCGCGGCGCGCTCGCGGTCAGCCCCGCCGTGGTGCACGGCATGCTCGCCGGGATCGGCATCACCCTCGCCGTCGCGCAGCTGCACATCGTCCTCGGCGGCAGCCCGGACAGCTCCGTCCTGGCCAACCTGCGGGCGCTGCCCGCCCAGTTGGCCCACGTGCATCCGGCCGCCGTCTCGATGAGCGCGCTGACGCTCGCCCTCCTGCTGGTCTGGCACCGGCTGCCCGGCCGCCCGGGCAAGCTGCTGCGCGGAGTGCCGGCCGCGCTCGTGGCCGTGGCCGGGGCCACCGCGACGGCGGCCCTCGCCGGGCCGGCCCTGCCCCGGGTCGAGCTGCCGTCCTGGCGCAGCCATGCCCTGGCCGGACTGCCTGAGGGCCCGGTGCTCGGGCTCGTCGCCGCCGTGCTCACCACCACCCTGGTGTGCAGCGTGCAGTCGCTGCTCGGCGCGGTGACCGTGGACAGGCCGGCCGCGGCTCGCCCCGGCCCCGTCTCCCGGGCCGGCCGCTCCGACCTCGACCGGGAGCTGCTGAGTCAGGGAGCCGCCAACATCGTCGCCGGGGCGCTCGGCGGACTGCCGGTCGCCGGGGTGGCCGTGCGCAGTACCGCGAATGTGAACTCCGGTGCCCTGAGCCGGAACTCCACAATGCTGCACGGCGTTCTCGTAGTAGTCGCCGCGCTGCTGATGGTCCCGATCCTGGCGGAGATCCCGCTCGCCTCCCTCGCCGCCCTGGTGATGGCCGTCGGTATCCAGATGGTGTCCCTGCACCACATCCGCACGGTGACGCGCCACCGAGAAGTGCCGGTCTACGCCGCGACCGCACTCGGCGTGGTGTTCCTCGGCGTCCTTCAGGGCGTGCTCCTCGGCGTCGCCGTGGCGGTCGCCGTCGCCCTGCACCGCCTCACCCGCACCCGCATCACCCACGAAGAGAAGGAAGGAGTCCATCACGTACGAATCCAAGGCCAGTTGACGTTCCTCGCGGTGCCCCGGCTCAGCCGAGCCCTGCATCTCGTACCCCAAGGCGCCCACGCCGTCGTGGAGTTGGACGTATCGTTCATGGACCACGCGGCGTACGAGTCGCTGCAGGACTGGACGTGTGCCCACACCGCGCGAGGCGGCACTGCCGAGCTGTCGGGCCGGCGCGGCGGAATCCGGACCGCCGAGCCACCCCCGTCCGCCGGGTGCGGTTGCCGGCCCTGGACGTCCTGGCGCACTCACCGGTCCTGCTTCCCGGAATCCGCCGCCGCCCCGGCGGACCAGGACGCGGCGCGGGAGCTGGCCCGTGGGATCGCCTCGTTCCAGCGCAACACCGCGCCGCTGGTGCGGGCGGAGCTGGCGCGGCTCGCCCGGGCAGGGCAGCGGCCCGCACAGCTCTTCCTCACCTGTGCCGATTCCCGGATCGTCACGTCGATGATCACCGCCAGTGGTCCCGGCGACCTGTTCGTCGTCCGCAACGTCGGCAACCTGGTGCCGGCGCCGGGCGAGGAACGCGGCGACGACTCGGTGGCGGCCGCCGTCGAGTACGCCGTGGAGGTGCTCGGGGTGCGCTCCATCACCGTGTGCGGGCACTCGGGATGCGGGGCGATGCAGGCGCTGTTGACCGCGAGCGGGGCGGGCGGCAGCACCCCGTTGCGGCGCTGGCTCCGGCACGGTCTGCCGAGTCTGGCGCGGCTGGCCGAGGACCGCCGCGCCCGGCCCCGGCTCGCCGGCCGACTCCCGGCGGACGCGGTGGAGCAGCTGTGTCTGGTCAACGTGGTCCAGCAGCTGGAGCATCTGCGGGCGCACACCCCGGTGGCCCGGGCGCTGGCCCGGGGCGAGCTGGAGCTGCACGGGATGTACTTCCACGTGGGCGAGGCGCAGGCGTATCTGCTGGCGGGGAGCGAAGAGGACGGGCTGTTCGAGGGCGTCACGGGGAGGATCACGGAAGGGGTGGTCGCAGGGGAGGCACACAGTCCGACGTGAGGGAACGGCACTTCGGCAGGGGCACTTGGACAGGTCTAAACCAATTTCCCGGTCGGCTCTTGTCATCGGACCCCCGCGTCTGATGAGCTGTGGCCCGGGACACAACGGACACCCTTCGAGAGGGAGATGTCGTGAGCAACGAGAGCCTGGCCAACCTGCTCAAGGAAGAACGCAGGTTCGCGCCTTCCGCCGACCTGGCCGCGCATGCCAACGTCACCGCGGAGGCGTATGCACAGGCCAAGGCTGACAGGCTCGGCTTCTGGGCCGAGCAGGCCCGCCGGCTGACCTGGGCCAAGGAGCCTACCGAGACGCTGGACTGGTCGAACCCGCCGTTCGCGAAGTGGTTCAAGGACGGCGAACTGAACGTCGCGTACAACTGCGTGGACCGGCATGTGGAGGCAGGTCTCGGAGACCGTGTCGCCATCCACTTCGAGGGTGAGCCCGGCGACAGCCGCTCGATCACCTATGCCGAGTTGAAGGACGAGGTCTCCAAGGCTGCCAACGCGCTGCTCGAACTGGGTGTCCGCAAGGGCGACCGGGTCGCCATCTACATGCCGATGATCCCCGAGACCGCGATCGCGATGCTGGCCTC contains:
- a CDS encoding SulP family inorganic anion transporter; translation: MSACAPPHPQHPHPPHGPPPNHRPRLPTAAAGLSASVAVFLIALPLSLGIALATGAPLQAGLVAAAVGGLVTGRLGGCPLQVSGPAAGLTVVTADLIHRYGWRATCGITVLAGLTQLGLRCLRVARGALAVSPAVVHGMLAGIGITLAVAQLHIVLGGSPDSSVLANLRALPAQLAHVHPAAVSMSALTLALLLVWHRLPGRPGKLLRGVPAALVAVAGATATAALAGPALPRVELPSWRSHALAGLPEGPVLGLVAAVLTTTLVCSVQSLLGAVTVDRPAAARPGPVSRAGRSDLDRELLSQGAANIVAGALGGLPVAGVAVRSTANVNSGALSRNSTMLHGVLVVVAALLMVPILAEIPLASLAALVMAVGIQMVSLHHIRTVTRHREVPVYAATALGVVFLGVLQGVLLGVAVAVAVALHRLTRTRITHEEKEGVHHVRIQGQLTFLAVPRLSRALHLVPQGAHAVVELDVSFMDHAAYESLQDWTCAHTARGGTAELSGRRGGIRTAEPPPSAGCGCRPWTSWRTHRSCFPESAAAPADQDAARELARGIASFQRNTAPLVRAELARLARAGQRPAQLFLTCADSRIVTSMITASGPGDLFVVRNVGNLVPAPGEERGDDSVAAAVEYAVEVLGVRSITVCGHSGCGAMQALLTASGAGGSTPLRRWLRHGLPSLARLAEDRRARPRLAGRLPADAVEQLCLVNVVQQLEHLRAHTPVARALARGELELHGMYFHVGEAQAYLLAGSEEDGLFEGVTGRITEGVVAGEAHSPT